One Phocaeicola dorei genomic region harbors:
- a CDS encoding helix-turn-helix domain-containing protein: MLFGNRIRELRDKQGVLQRQLAALLEIDTPMFSKIERGDRRAKREQVIKLAEYLHQDVKEMLTLWLADKVLDAVGAEDEISYDAITVAQKHVQK; encoded by the coding sequence ATGTTATTTGGAAATAGGATTAGAGAACTCAGAGATAAGCAGGGCGTGTTGCAACGACAATTGGCAGCACTATTGGAGATAGACACACCTATGTTCAGTAAGATTGAACGAGGTGATAGGCGAGCAAAGCGTGAACAGGTGATTAAGCTTGCAGAATACTTGCATCAAGACGTGAAAGAGATGTTGACATTGTGGTTAGCAGATAAAGTTCTTGATGCGGTAGGCGCTGAAGATGAAATAAGTTATGATGCAATAACAGTTGCACAAAAA